A region from the Aquimarina sp. ERC-38 genome encodes:
- a CDS encoding SnoaL-like domain-containing protein has protein sequence MNTKDIAKKLVDYCKNGKIEEAYKELYAEDAVSKEMEGVPNGVIKGKASHLEAFKEWQNSIIEVHEDYTSDPLVAYGYFAVRMMMDVTFKERGRQKFDEICLYKVVNDKITEAHFFYHIPM, from the coding sequence ATGAATACTAAAGATATTGCAAAGAAGTTAGTCGATTATTGTAAGAATGGTAAGATAGAAGAAGCCTATAAAGAACTGTATGCTGAGGATGCTGTAAGTAAAGAGATGGAGGGCGTTCCCAATGGAGTAATTAAAGGTAAAGCAAGTCATCTTGAAGCGTTTAAAGAATGGCAAAATTCTATCATAGAAGTACATGAAGACTATACTTCTGATCCACTGGTTGCTTATGGTTATTTTGCCGTAAGAATGATGATGGATGTGACTTTTAAAGAGAGAGGGCGTCAAAAATTTGATGAAATCTGTTTGTATAAAGTGGTCAATGATAAAATTACAGAAGCGCACTTTTTTTACCATATACCTATGTAA
- the ytxJ gene encoding bacillithiol system redox-active protein YtxJ — MGIFKSLFGDSSSNKKENENQKLIPWKELKSSDQLKTIREDSKNRTQAIFKHSTRCGISKMALRNFESSFDLEGEQVDLYYLDLLNHKDISQDIAAEFQVFHESPQFIVIRNGETVHHSSHSAITPQVLYQYI; from the coding sequence ATGGGTATATTTAAAAGCCTCTTCGGAGATTCCAGTTCGAATAAAAAAGAAAATGAAAATCAGAAGTTAATTCCCTGGAAAGAATTAAAGAGCTCAGATCAGTTAAAAACAATTAGAGAGGATTCTAAAAACCGTACCCAAGCTATTTTTAAGCATTCCACCCGTTGTGGTATCAGTAAGATGGCATTGCGTAATTTTGAAAGTAGTTTTGACCTGGAAGGCGAACAAGTAGATCTGTATTACCTGGATTTATTAAACCACAAAGATATTTCTCAGGATATAGCTGCAGAATTTCAGGTATTTCATGAATCTCCGCAATTTATCGTGATTCGTAATGGAGAAACGGTTCATCATTCGTCACATAGTGCTATAACTCCACAGGTATTATATCAATATATTTGA